In Indioceanicola profundi, the genomic stretch CACCCACCGGCGTGGCAGCACGGTGAACCCCTACGCCGTGTCCGACCGCTTGACGATCTCCACATCGATCTTGCGCAGGATCTGCCGGAGGGCGGCCTGGAACTGCGGCCCCTGGTAGCCCCCGTCAGCGTAGAGCTTGCGCAGGAACGGGAACATCCCGAACAGGGTGGCCATGACCAGAACCCTGCCGTCCCGATCCTGGATATCGGCCGCATGGACGATGGCGTGCAGCAGCAGGCCCTGGGTGTCTACGAGGAGATGGCGCTTCTTGCCCTTGATCTTCTTGCCCGCATCGTACCCGTGCGCATCGATCGACCGCCCCCTTTTTCTGCGCTCTTCACGCTCTGGCTATCAATGATCGCGGCGGTCGGGGCGGTCTCGCGGCCCGCCTGGTTACGGCACTGGAAATAGACGGCATGGTGTAGCCGGTCCAAGGTGCCGTCGTGGGTCCAGTCCCGGAAATAGCCGTGAACCGTGCTGCGCGCCGGAAGATCCTTCGGCAGGGCGCGCCACTGGCAGCCCGTGCCCAGCACATACATAAGCCCATTCACTACCGCGCACATGTCCACCGTCCGTTTGCCGCCCCCGCGTCGCGCCGGAGGGATTAGCAGGGCCACCAACGCCCATTCCGCGTCCGTTAGATCGGTCGGATACCCAAGATGGCTGCGGTCGTACAAACCACGGTTCGCGCTCGTCCACATCTCGAAGGGCCCGCATCGGTGAACACAGGCCACTGAATCACAACCGATTCATCCGATTCAACATGTCTTCGGACAGACAGTAAGGATGTGGCGATCGCTAAACCTGGGAACAGGTCCTCGTTCGATATGTGATGAACGGCATGGAGGTCGCATAAACGACAAACTGAGCACCGCCACCGTTGCAGTTGAACAAATTACCCCAATTTGTTGTGATCGCGTTCTGGATCCTTGATTCGGTCGCTGTGCGATCGGCCATACCGGAAGCGAGCCCCATGTCTGACGTCCTCAATCCAGCAGTCGACGATCTTCCCGCCGAGCAGCCCAACACCGTACCGGGGAAGCTGGAACGCGGGCGCATGGAGCTCCTGGACCTGTCCACCCGGAACCGGCTGATCCACCTGCCGAAATCCAGGACTACCAAGACCATTGAAGTCGTGGACGAGCGCACGGACGAGGTCTTCCGGCTTCTAGTCGGCGAGGGGAAGCCATTCACCTTTTCCGCGGGCCGCCGGGCACCGGGGGAGAAGCCTGAAGATAGCCAAGAGCAGGACAGCCAGGAGATCACCGTTCTCGCCCAGCCTGAGGACGACGCCGTTGACGAGCGCGGAATCGCGCAACGTCACAGCGACACCAAGCTCCAGACCCGGCTCACATCGGAAGGCCTGCAGAAGCGGTTGCTGACCCTGTACCTTGATGCAAAGACCCTCCAGGAGGAACAGGGCGTCAATATCCTGTACCTTGCCATGGGCATGCTGAAGTGGTTCGAGGCGCCAAACTCCGAGACGGAACGCTACGCACCGCTGATCCTGGTGCCGGTCTCCCTGGAACGCGGAACCGCGGCCGAGAAGTTCAAGCTGCGTTGGCTTCAGGAAGAGCAATCCCCGAACCTTTCCCTTGCGGCCCTGCTCAAGCGTCAGTTCGGCATCGTGCTTCCGGAGTTCCTCGAGGCCGCCCAGGAGGCTTTCGATCCCTCCGACTACCTGGACCGCGTGGCGCTGGCCGTGGCCGGGCAACCCCGCTGGGAGGTCATGCGGGACTCCATGGTCCTGGGACTGTTCAGCTTTGCCAAGTTCCTGATGTACCGCGATCTGGATCCGGCGAACTGGCCCGCCGGGAGCAGGCTCTCGGATCATCCGGTGATCTCCGGGCTGCTTGGCGACGGGTTCCCGGGATCGGACCCGCTGTTCGGGGATGACGAGCCGATCGACCCGCATATCGGGCCAGAGGACCTCGTCCATATCGTCGATGCGGACAGTTCCCAGACGGCCGCCATCCATGAGGTCCGCAAGAGCCGCAACCTTGTCATCCAGGGCCCGCCGGGTACGGGCAAGTCCCAGACCATCGCGAACGTGATCGCCTCGGCCGTGGTGGATGGAAAGAAGGTGCTGTTCGTCGCGGAGAAGATGGCGGCCCTTGAGGTTGTAAAGCGCCGTTTGGACGCCAACGGCGTCGGCGACGTCTGCCTGGAACTCCACAGCAACAAGGCGAACAAGCGGGCAGTACTGGAGGAGCTTCGCCGGACCTGGGAACTGGGCAAGCCGAACGGTGCCGCGAATGGCGCACTGATCCGGCAGCTGCGACAGTACAGGGACGCGCTGAATAGTCATGCGGCACGCCTGCACCAGCGCCACGATCCCTGCGGTCTCAGCCCTTATCAGGTCATTGGCCACCTCGTCCGTCTCCGGCAGGCGGGGCAGGAGCCTTCGACAGTCACCCTGGAGGCGCCTGAGACCTGGAGCCGCCATGACAAGGAAGAGCGCGAACTCCTGCTGAAGGAGCTTGCCGGGCGCATCCTGGACATTGGTGCCCCATCCGCCCATCCCTGGCGCGGAGTTGCGCTGCCCTCAATTCTGTCGACTGATCTCCAGCGCCTGGTCAGCCGCATCGGCGGGCTGCGAGACCGGCTCGCCTCATTCCTGGCCGATCGCGATGCGCTGGCCTCCGCGCTTGGCGTTGAAGCTCGGGGCAGCTTCGAAGATATCGAGCGGCTCGCACGCATGGGCGCGCGGGTCGCCGAGGCCCCGAACGTCGAGCCTGAGGTGCTCAGCGCATCCTGCTGGGGCGTGCGGACCCCGGACTTGGTGGACCTCGTGGCCGCGGGCGAGGCCCATGCCGCCGCGCGCCAGGAACTCTCCGGCACGGTCAGCGAGGCCGCCTGGGATACAGACGTTAAGCTGGCCCGGCAGAACATCGCCCAGTACGGGGCCGGATGGTTCAGGTGGCTTAACGGGGACTACAAGCGGGCAGACGCGCTGTTCCGCTCCATCCTCTCCAGCCCGCCGCCTAAGTCCCTGGACGAGCGGCTCCGGCTCCTGGACAGGCTCATTTCCGCCCAGAAAGCGGCTGCCGATCTCGCCCGCGATGAGGCACTAGGCCGTGAAGCATTCGGCCCGCGCTGGCGTCGGGAGAGGTCCGACTGGCCGTTGCTGCGCAAGGTGGTGGATTGGATCCGCGGCAACGGAGACGACAGTGTGGCCGAGGATATCCGGCGCATTGCGGCATCGGCTGCGGATCGGGACAGCGCCGGTAAGATCGCCGACCGTCTTGCCAGGGCCATTCCGGACCTGATCCGGGACCTGGACAGTCTCTTTACCGATCTCCGCCTCGACCGCGGCATGGCATTCGATGCTGAACAGACAGCCACCATTCCCGTGGCTGAATTGGCGGACCGCCTCGGCACCTGGGTCGAGCGGTCGGAGGACCTCTCCAAATGGACGGCCTATACGGCGAAGGCTGACCAAGCCCGCACAGCCGGTCTCGGCGGACTTGTCGACCGGCTCGCGGACGGCAGCCTGGATGAGGCGTCCATCGTGCCGGAGTTCGAGATGGCCTACTACGAAGCCCTGCTCTCGATAATGGCCAAGGAAGAGCCCGAGCTCGCCCAATTCGACGGGGACGGCCACACCCGCATGGTCGAGGAGTTCTCCAGGACGGATCGCAAGCGGCTGGAACTGTCCCGCCTGGAAGTGGCGGCTGCCCACCATGCCAAGCTGCCGAGCCCGAATGGTGGAGCCGGGCCGCTCGGCATCCTCAAGGGCGAGCTTGCCCGCAAGCGCGGTCACATGCCGATCCGGCAGCTGATGAAGAAAGCCGGGCCCGCGATCCAGGCGCTGAAGCCGGTGTTCATGATGTCACCGCTCTCGGTCGCCCAATTCCTGGAGCCAGGGGCCGTCGAATTCGACATGCTGGTGATCGACGAAGCGTCGCAGATCCAGCCGGTGGATGCCCTAGGCGCCATGGCGCGCTGCAAGCAGGTGGTGGTGGTCGGCGATGACCGGCAGTTGCCGCCCACCAGCTTCTTCAGCAAGGTTCTGGCCGGGGATGAGGACGCCGAGGACGACGGCAGTGCCGGTGTCTCCGACGTCGAGAGCATCCTGGGCCTTTGTGTCTCCAAGGGGCTGCCGCAGCGCATGCTGCGCTGGCATTACCGCAGCCGCCACCAGTCGCTGATTGCGGTTTCCAACTCTGAATTCTACGAGAACAAGCTCTACATCGTCCCGAGCCCCTACACGGCCCAGGCCGGGATGGGCTTGCGCTTCCACCATCTGCCCAACGGCACCTTCGATAGCGGCAATACGGCGATCAATGCCGTGGAGGCCAAGGCCGTAGCCGAGGCAATCATCCGGCACGCCAAGGAGCACCCGGAGCTTTCGCTGGGCGTGGCGACCTTCTCCACCAAGCAGCGCCGGGCGGTGGTGGATGAACTCGAGCTCCTGCGCCGCCAACATCCGGAAACCGAAGCGTTCTTCTCCTCGATGCACCCGGCCGAGCCGTTCTTCGTGAAGAACCTGGAGAACGTGCAGGGCGACGAGCGCGACGTGATCTTCATCTCCGTCGGCTACGGCCGTAACCCGCAGGGCTATATGGCCATGCGGTTCGGGCCACTCAGCGCCGAGGGCGGCGAACGGCGGCTTAACGTGCTGATCAGTCGCGCCAAGCGCCGTTGCGAGGTGTTCGCCTCCATCACCGACGAGGACATCGACCTGGAGCGCGGCCGCGGCAGGGGTGTGGCCGCCTTCAAGCTGTTCCTGCACTTCGCGCGGACCGGCAAGCTCGGCATCGGACGGAAGACCGACCGCGAGCATGACAGCGTGTTCGAGGAGCAGGTTGCGGCCGCTCTCCGGGCCGAGGGCTATGACGTCCACCCGCAGGTCGGCTTGGCCGGGTTCTTCATCGACCTCGCGGTCGCCGATTATGACCGGCCCGGACGGTATATCCTCGGCATCGAGTGCGATGGCGCCGCCTACCACTCCTCACGGTCGGCACGTGATCGTGATCGGCTGAGGCAGGCGGTCCTGGAGGATCATGGCTGGATCATCCACCGCATCTGGAGCACGGACTGGTTCAACCGCCCGCAGGAGCAGTTGAGGAAGGTGCTGGCCGCAATCGAGGCCGCCAAGGCGGAACTGGCTGGGCGCGACGAGAAGCTGAAGCCCTTCTCCCGGGCCGTACCGCTGGACGTGGTGACGGTCGAGCGCGAGGACGTTACCGAGGTTGGCCTTGAGGTAGCGCAGGTACCCTCCCTGGCCGTGCCCTACGTCGAGGCTCAAGTCACAGTGCCGCTGCACATGGAACTGCATGCCCTTCCGACCGGCATGATGGCGGACATTGTCCGTCAGGTCGTGACTGTCGAGGGTCCTGTTCACGCCTCCGAGATCACGGCCCGCATCCGCAGCTTCTGGGGCCTGCAGCGGGCCGGAGCGCGCATCCAGGCTGCCGTCGAGAAAGGCATTGAGGCAGCTGTCCGGGCAGGCACCATCACCGGTGAGGCCGATTGCTATCAGGTGCCTGGAGCCGTGGTCGCAATCCGCGACCGATCGGAGGTCACCTCGCCTGGCCTGCGCAAGCCTGAGATGCTGCCGCCCGCGGAAATCCGAGCAGCCGCAACCAGCTTCGTCAAGACGAACCTGGGAGCCACTGTCGAGGAGACGGTCAGCGGCGTCTCCCGTCTGTTTGGGTTCAAAGCGACCAGTGCACAGCTGAAGCAGGTAATCCTGGCAGAACTGGACGCGGCTGTTGACGCAGGCGATCTGGTCCAGCAGGAAAGCATCCTTATGGCTCCCGCCTGAGCACGGCGGATACTTGTGCCACTTCCGCAGGTAGCCCAGCCTTTCTGACGGCTGGTTCCGCTGCCTATGGCCGGGCAGCATCCGTCGACGATGATCAGGGCCGACAACATCGAAGATCGACCCTGATCATGATGTGATAGTCAGGTCTTCTTCGCCCGGCGTCGACGTGGTGCTGCTTTGGTCTCGGGCGTCTCTGCCACAGAAACAGGCTCAGGTGCTTTGGCCCCGCGACCGCGACTTCCAAGACCGATGCTGCGCGCCATGGTGCTGCGGGCCTTGGAGTAGTTCGGTGCCACCATCGGATAATCAGATGGCAGTCCCCACTTGGCCCGGTATTCTTCCGGGCTCATGTCATACGCGGTCCTGAGATATCGCTTCAGCATCTTCAGCTTCTTGCCGTCCTCCAGGCAGATGATGTGATCCGGTGTGACCGACTTCTTGATCGGAACGGCCGGAACGGCCGCTTCCGGCTCCGGCGCCGGTGGGGCAACGATGTCCCTCAGGGCTTTGTGGACGGTCTGCAGGAGAACCGGCAGATCCGTGAGGGTAAGACGGTTGTTCTCAAGATACGACGCGGTGATCTTGGCCGTGAGGGTAGTGACTGGGTCCATGGATCTCGTCCCGGTAAAGTTTGGAAGATCGCGTTTCGACCTTTTCGTATACGATTTTGTATAGGGGCGGTGGCGTCAAGTCGAGAGCAGTTGCTGGCCTGCAACGGAGCTTCCGATTGTAGCCGACGCCCCTCCGTTGCTCGGCCGCATTTCGGCGCCAGTGGACCACCTGCTGGTTTGAGGCGTGGGTATTTCCGAATGCAGAGTGACGCGGTTTCCTAGATCATTGCCGCCTACGACCGACGCGCCGGACAGCTGTCAGGGTTCATCGAGACGCTTACCGTGGCGATCAATCACTTGACCACCAGTAACCTACTGCTCGGTCTGGGAACGGCTTATCGCTGATGTAAAGGCGGAACCCGGCCAGGCGATTGCCCGGCTGGGGGCATGGCACAGCTATTCGTCGAGGAAGTACGGTACTGAGCAGAGAGTGAGATTTCAGCTACCAAGCCATGAGGGTGCTTGTTCTTCAGCTTCAGCGCACCACCACTATGGCTGAGTGCCGCTTCGACGATGGATAGCCCAAGGCCGCTGCCGACAGTTGATCTGTGCCGCCCACGGTAAAAGCGCTCCGTGACTCTGGAGACCTCGTCTTCGGCAATGCCAGGTCCCTCATCGGAAACCGTCAGGACAACGCATTCCGCTACGACGTGCTGACCGCAGGCTACAATCCCGCCGTTGGGTGAATACAAGATGGCGTTTTCCAACAGATTCCTAATTCTACTGTGTCACAAACAGCGTATTTGTTGCCGACAACAAGGGCATCGGGCAAGTGTTGTGAGCAGGGCTCTTGCCGTGGCAATGCGCACGGTGGCGATGGAATCTGGAACGTGGCGTTCAGGCCGGAGCGGGAGATCCCCTGGGCTTGTAGGTTTTGGGTAGGCCAAGCGCTTGGATGGGTTTGGAGCTGGATGGAGCTGAGGGGGGAATGGCGGCCCGCTCCTGGACCAGGAACCCATAAGCAGCAATGCAAAGGGTGGCGTGGTGATGGAAGCCCCGCCATCCCCGCCCCTCATAGTGCCCCAGCCCGATCTCCTGCTTGAGCTCCAGATAATCCCGCTCAATGCGCCAGCGCAGCTTTGCGGTATCAACCAGATCGGCCAGGCTGATGTCGGCCGGCAGGGTGGAAAGCCAGTACTTGGCGGGCTCTTTCTCATCCTCCGGCCATTCGATCAGCAGCCATTCTTCAGGCCAGGGTTCCGCGCGCCAATAGTCGCGGTGAGCCGGGCGGACCCGCAGCGCAGCAAACCGGGATGTCAGGGGGGCGTTGCTGCCCTCCCGCCATGTCACTGTCTGCCATGCCCCTGACGCTAAACTCTGAGCCAGGGTTTTCACGTCTACAGGCTTGTGGTTCGGATCGCGGCGGACGAGCTTTGGCGGGCGGCCTTTCCCACTCCATGGTTTGGCCGGCAACGGTCCGGTTCCTGGTGGCCAGACGGTCAGGGAGGACTGAACCCCGGCAACATAGGCTAGACCGAGTTCGGTGATGCCGGTGCGCAGATCCGTGTCGGTGCCATAACCTGCATCCATCAACACAGGAGCAAGTGGCACGCCGGATTGCACGGCAGTTCTGATCTGGGCCAGCGCGATCTGCGGCTTGGTCTGGAACGAGATCTCCTCAGGCACCCCCGCCTTGGCACGACGCTCGTGATCGCCGGCCCAGGCTTCCGGCAGATACAGCTGCCAAGCCAGTGGCAGGCTGCCGTGATCGGTGGAAATCGAGAGTGAAACCGCGACTTGGCAGTTGTCCTGCTTGCCGAGCTGGCCGCAATACTGCCGGGCAACACCGACCGAATGCGTTCCCTTCTTCGGCAGGCCGGTATCGTCGATGATCCAGGCCCTCAGCGAGCCATGCGCCTGCAAGGTTGGCAGCACCGTTTCCCGGACTGCCTGCAGAACAGCAGCATCATTCCAGGGCGCCTTGGCCACGAAGTGATGCAGGGATTGATGTGCGGCCTGCACACGGCCAGGCTCCACCCGTGCCGCCATCGGCTCAACACTCTTGCGCTCTCCCGGCAGCAGCAGCCCGATGCAGTAGGCCTGGAATGGCGAAAGCCGGTCTGCATGCCCCAGAGCCTGGGCAAGCCGCCCGATATACCTCCCGAAGCGGGCTTCGCTCCCGTCCAGCCAGTCGAAACCCATGCCACCCTCCCAAGTGCATGAGCTCCAACCATAACATCACTCGTTCTTTTATGACACAGTAGAACTAAGAGTAACGGAAAGAAGATGTCTGTCAGATAGGATCTCAAGACAATTCAGGCTTGGTTCACAGGCGACCGTCACATTATGTCCCTTGGCAAGAAGAGACAGATCGCGCGTCATAGCCGAAAAGAGCTCCCCCGCGTTTATCCACTGCAGAGCGCTATAACTGTTCGGCGACTCTACCCGAGCCATGTCAAGAAGCTGGCTGATAAGTCTTGAAGTTCGATCGACTCCGTTCATAATCTGTTGCAAGGCGGCCTTCTGCAAGGCGGGGTCAGAGGCGGAAAGAGCGACCTGCACTTGGGTTTTGAGGCCCGCGAGCGGAGTGCGGAGTTCATGTGCCGCAAACGAGGTGAAGTTCCGCTCACGCTCCCGGACACCGGCGACTCGCCTGAACAGCCCGTTCAAGGCCTCGATCATGGGGCGGATCTCAAGGGCGGAAGGGGCATCAGGCAGGGGGCTCAGATCATCGGCGTTGCGATTGCCGAGCGCTTGAGCTACTTCACGGATGGGCTGCATACCCCGACCGACGCAGTACCAGATCAGTGCTGCGAGAATAGGGATGATGGCCGCCGCGGGCAGCAGAAGGCCTGTCACAACATCGCTTACCAAGCGGTCCCGAACAGCAAGATTGTCTCCTACCAACACGCGGACACCAAGGGCCTTATTCTCGACGGCGTAGACCCGCCAAACCTGCCCATCGATGGTTTCTTCTCCAAAGCCGCTGGCATGATTTCCAAGGCGAGCCACTGGCGCACTGTCAGAGTTTGCCAGGAGAGCGCCGCGGAAAGACCAGATCTGGCAGGCCAGCTGGCGGTCGATAGGGGTATGCTCAGTGATGTCCAGTGCAGCAGCGGCACGAGGTGCGGTCGCGGCAGCAACGTCAAGCGCGACCTCTCTGCTGGTTATCAGAGAGTCGACCATCCGAGCCGCTTCCATGAGCCTGCGGTCAAGTACCCGCTCTACTTTCGAATGTGTTCCCCAATAAATCCAGCCGAC encodes the following:
- a CDS encoding DUF3320 domain-containing protein encodes the protein MSDVLNPAVDDLPAEQPNTVPGKLERGRMELLDLSTRNRLIHLPKSRTTKTIEVVDERTDEVFRLLVGEGKPFTFSAGRRAPGEKPEDSQEQDSQEITVLAQPEDDAVDERGIAQRHSDTKLQTRLTSEGLQKRLLTLYLDAKTLQEEQGVNILYLAMGMLKWFEAPNSETERYAPLILVPVSLERGTAAEKFKLRWLQEEQSPNLSLAALLKRQFGIVLPEFLEAAQEAFDPSDYLDRVALAVAGQPRWEVMRDSMVLGLFSFAKFLMYRDLDPANWPAGSRLSDHPVISGLLGDGFPGSDPLFGDDEPIDPHIGPEDLVHIVDADSSQTAAIHEVRKSRNLVIQGPPGTGKSQTIANVIASAVVDGKKVLFVAEKMAALEVVKRRLDANGVGDVCLELHSNKANKRAVLEELRRTWELGKPNGAANGALIRQLRQYRDALNSHAARLHQRHDPCGLSPYQVIGHLVRLRQAGQEPSTVTLEAPETWSRHDKEERELLLKELAGRILDIGAPSAHPWRGVALPSILSTDLQRLVSRIGGLRDRLASFLADRDALASALGVEARGSFEDIERLARMGARVAEAPNVEPEVLSASCWGVRTPDLVDLVAAGEAHAAARQELSGTVSEAAWDTDVKLARQNIAQYGAGWFRWLNGDYKRADALFRSILSSPPPKSLDERLRLLDRLISAQKAAADLARDEALGREAFGPRWRRERSDWPLLRKVVDWIRGNGDDSVAEDIRRIAASAADRDSAGKIADRLARAIPDLIRDLDSLFTDLRLDRGMAFDAEQTATIPVAELADRLGTWVERSEDLSKWTAYTAKADQARTAGLGGLVDRLADGSLDEASIVPEFEMAYYEALLSIMAKEEPELAQFDGDGHTRMVEEFSRTDRKRLELSRLEVAAAHHAKLPSPNGGAGPLGILKGELARKRGHMPIRQLMKKAGPAIQALKPVFMMSPLSVAQFLEPGAVEFDMLVIDEASQIQPVDALGAMARCKQVVVVGDDRQLPPTSFFSKVLAGDEDAEDDGSAGVSDVESILGLCVSKGLPQRMLRWHYRSRHQSLIAVSNSEFYENKLYIVPSPYTAQAGMGLRFHHLPNGTFDSGNTAINAVEAKAVAEAIIRHAKEHPELSLGVATFSTKQRRAVVDELELLRRQHPETEAFFSSMHPAEPFFVKNLENVQGDERDVIFISVGYGRNPQGYMAMRFGPLSAEGGERRLNVLISRAKRRCEVFASITDEDIDLERGRGRGVAAFKLFLHFARTGKLGIGRKTDREHDSVFEEQVAAALRAEGYDVHPQVGLAGFFIDLAVADYDRPGRYILGIECDGAAYHSSRSARDRDRLRQAVLEDHGWIIHRIWSTDWFNRPQEQLRKVLAAIEAAKAELAGRDEKLKPFSRAVPLDVVTVEREDVTEVGLEVAQVPSLAVPYVEAQVTVPLHMELHALPTGMMADIVRQVVTVEGPVHASEITARIRSFWGLQRAGARIQAAVEKGIEAAVRAGTITGEADCYQVPGAVVAIRDRSEVTSPGLRKPEMLPPAEIRAAATSFVKTNLGATVEETVSGVSRLFGFKATSAQLKQVILAELDAAVDAGDLVQQESILMAPA
- a CDS encoding MucR family transcriptional regulator yields the protein MDPVTTLTAKITASYLENNRLTLTDLPVLLQTVHKALRDIVAPPAPEPEAAVPAVPIKKSVTPDHIICLEDGKKLKMLKRYLRTAYDMSPEEYRAKWGLPSDYPMVAPNYSKARSTMARSIGLGSRGRGAKAPEPVSVAETPETKAAPRRRRAKKT
- a CDS encoding ATP-binding protein, encoding MENAILYSPNGGIVACGQHVVAECVVLTVSDEGPGIAEDEVSRVTERFYRGRHRSTVGSGLGLSIVEAALSHSGGALKLKNKHPHGLVAEISLSAQYRTSSTNSCAMPPAGQSPGRVPPLHQR
- a CDS encoding IS701 family transposase, with product MGFDWLDGSEARFGRYIGRLAQALGHADRLSPFQAYCIGLLLPGERKSVEPMAARVEPGRVQAAHQSLHHFVAKAPWNDAAVLQAVRETVLPTLQAHGSLRAWIIDDTGLPKKGTHSVGVARQYCGQLGKQDNCQVAVSLSISTDHGSLPLAWQLYLPEAWAGDHERRAKAGVPEEISFQTKPQIALAQIRTAVQSGVPLAPVLMDAGYGTDTDLRTGITELGLAYVAGVQSSLTVWPPGTGPLPAKPWSGKGRPPKLVRRDPNHKPVDVKTLAQSLASGAWQTVTWREGSNAPLTSRFAALRVRPAHRDYWRAEPWPEEWLLIEWPEDEKEPAKYWLSTLPADISLADLVDTAKLRWRIERDYLELKQEIGLGHYEGRGWRGFHHHATLCIAAYGFLVQERAAIPPSAPSSSKPIQALGLPKTYKPRGSPAPA
- a CDS encoding histidine kinase dimerization/phospho-acceptor domain-containing protein, whose product is MDSIRGRLFAILLLSTGMVWLSAVGWIYWGTHSKVERVLDRRLMEAARMVDSLITSREVALDVAAATAPRAAAALDITEHTPIDRQLACQIWSFRGALLANSDSAPVARLGNHASGFGEETIDGQVWRVYAVENKALGVRVLVGDNLAVRDRLVSDVVTGLLLPAAAIIPILAALIWYCVGRGMQPIREVAQALGNRNADDLSPLPDAPSALEIRPMIEALNGLFRRVAGVRERERNFTSFAAHELRTPLAGLKTQVQVALSASDPALQKAALQQIMNGVDRTSRLISQLLDMARVESPNSYSALQWINAGELFSAMTRDLSLLAKGHNVTVACEPSLNCLEILSDRHLLSVTLSSTVS